In one Bombyx mori chromosome 22, ASM3026992v2 genomic region, the following are encoded:
- the LOC101745135 gene encoding odorant receptor Or1-like — MEPKTYTTLEAFKPHFNALARGGYLKIMKPTSFKKPYFNAFCRVLVWFFVVLYNLQHLILVIQVRRSTERIVDILFILLTTLNTFGKQLAFNLRVHRIDKIIDVMNGVYFAATNRYHVDIMKENALAMYRILRLYHVAIFTCGILWTIFPLVNRALGENVQFTAYFPFDTAESPTFEIVLAYMSILITLQAYGNVTMDCTIVAFYSQAKTQIKMLRYDLEQLGKIDNIETKFTENIFERSSHIWKALKDEKIKIHSKLVFCVEHYRQIVWFVKEVESIFGEAMTVQFFVMAWVICMTVYKIVGLSIYSAEFVSMGVYLGCMLAQLFIYCYYGTQLKVESESVNTSLYCSNWLSSLPKVRRQMLIMMQYCSKPLTPRTAYVIPMSLETYISVLKSSYSLFTLLNQKH; from the exons ATGGAACCGAAGACGTATACAACATTAGAAGCCTTCAAGCCACATTTCAATGCGCTGGCTAGGGGTGGCTATCTCAAAATAATGAAGCCGACATCATTTAAGAAACCCTATTTTAACGCTTTCTGCCGTGTACTCGTGTGGTTTTTCGTTGTGCTGTATAATTTACAACATTTAATCTTGGTTATTCAG GTACGACGCAGCACTGAAAGAATAGTCGACATCTTATTTATTTTGCTTACGACATTGAACACTTTTGGAAAACAACTAGCATTCAATCTTAGAGTTCATCGCATTGATAAAATTATTGACGTAATGAATG GGGTCTACTTTGCTGCAACCAATCGATATCATGTGGACATTATGAAGGAAAACGCACTGGCCATGTATAGAATACTGAGACTATATCACGTAGCCATATTTACTTGCGGAATACTTTGGACTATCTTTCCACTCGTAAATCGTGCTTTGGGGGAAAACGTACAATTCACAGCGTATTTTCCATTTGATACAGCTGAGTCACCCAC attCGAAATTGTTTTGGCGTATATGTCAATACTTATTACGTTACAAGCTTATGGCAACGTGACGATGGATTGCACGATTGTAGCGTTTTACTCTCAAGCGAAAACACAAATCAAAATGCTCAGATACGATCTGGAACAACTCGGAAAAATTGATAacattgaaacaaaatttacggaaaatatttttgaacgtTCCAGTCACATATGGAAAGCATTGAAAGatgaaaagataaaaatacattcaaagCTTGTTTTCTGTGTTGAACACTATCGACAAATTGTTTG GTTCGTAAAAGAAGTAGAATCTATATTCGGCGAAGCTATGACTGTACAGTTTTTCGTAATGGCGTGGGTCATTTGTATGACTGTATATAAAATCGTTGGT CTAAGCATATATTCAGCCGAGTTTGTTTCTATGGGAGTATACTTGGGGTGCATGTTGGCGCAGCTTTTTATTTACTGTTATTACGGAACTCAGCTTAAAGTTGAG AGCGAGTCTGTGAACACTTCGTTGTACTGCAGCAATTGGTTGTCATCATTACCAAAGGTCCGACGGCAGATGCTGATCATGATGCAGTACTGCTCCAAGCCACTAACACCGCGTACTGCCTACGTCATTCCTATGTCATTAGAAACTTATATTTCA GTTTTGAAATCGTCATATAGTCTTTTCACGTTATTGAATCAAAAGCACTAA